The Deltaproteobacteria bacterium genome includes the window AAGAGAGGGAAACGTGAAGAAACTCGATCTGAACAAAAGCGCCGGCATCCTGAACGTCCTGACAGCCACCCGAGTGATGCCCAAGATCGTCGGGGGCAAACCCGCCAAAGCCGGAAAGTGGCCCTGGATGACTGCCTTGACCTATCATGGCTGTTCGGCCGCCGAATGTCAGTTTTGCGGCGGTGCTCTGATTGCGCCCCGTTGGGT containing:
- a CDS encoding trypsin-like serine protease, whose amino-acid sequence is MACRRRHNVIWWVSRETKQREREGNVKKLDLNKSAGILNVLTATRVMPKIVGGKPAKAGKWPWMTALTYHGCSAAECQFCGGALIAPRWV